The following proteins are co-located in the Desulfobacterales bacterium genome:
- a CDS encoding TSUP family transporter, with amino-acid sequence MSVFTGFAASAIGFTAWPLIVPVFFVLFGFDLYLTLFISLLIDCGNALMMVLTAYPHKRVDVKFGLMMSVFAMIWIAAGIAVGTAFIPDHQEMFRGAAGFLVILFGVAFILRGYRIKLKMNAGTHDPEAILHSPRIHRQSLAKYRSRLIYPAVAAMGFQVGLIGIGGGMGFAVFLMACLAYPTLTATGTAMMITFCCTLAAAAGIFFQIPDGTFSNPFLIQLIPLILAMSMIGTRLGAKVSYALADDHVNYLIGGIVLTAGLLAALQKFLLQFV; translated from the coding sequence CTGTCTGTTTTCACCGGATTTGCCGCCAGCGCCATCGGGTTTACCGCCTGGCCGCTTATCGTGCCGGTATTTTTTGTGCTGTTCGGGTTTGATTTATACCTCACGCTGTTTATTAGTTTGCTTATTGACTGCGGCAATGCCCTCATGATGGTGTTAACCGCATACCCGCACAAGCGGGTGGACGTCAAATTCGGCCTGATGATGTCGGTATTCGCCATGATCTGGATTGCGGCGGGAATTGCTGTGGGGACCGCATTTATCCCCGATCACCAGGAGATGTTTCGCGGGGCTGCGGGGTTTCTGGTTATTCTGTTCGGGGTGGCATTTATATTGCGGGGTTATCGAATCAAGTTAAAGATGAACGCCGGGACGCACGACCCGGAGGCCATCCTCCATTCCCCAAGGATCCACCGCCAGAGCCTGGCCAAGTACCGGTCGCGGCTGATTTATCCGGCTGTTGCCGCCATGGGATTTCAGGTGGGATTGATCGGTATCGGGGGCGGGATGGGGTTTGCTGTTTTTTTGATGGCCTGTCTGGCCTACCCCACGCTTACGGCAACGGGGACGGCCATGATGATTACGTTTTGCTGTACGCTGGCGGCTGCGGCCGGCATATTTTTCCAGATCCCGGACGGGACCTTCAGCAATCCGTTTTTGATCCAATTGATTCCGCTGATATTGGCCATGTCCATGATAGGCACCCGGCTGGGCGCGAAAGTCTCCTATGCGCTGGCCGATGACCATGTGAACTATCTCATCGGCGGCATCGTGCTGACCGCCGGCTTGCTGGCGGCTTTGCAGAAGTTTTTGCTTCAGTTTGTCTAG
- a CDS encoding HAD-IB family phosphatase — MTEKHRILFSDFDGTITARESLEAVLKEFASEKYDDMMKRLKSGEVTIREGVREMVEAIPAAKYPEIIRFVTDIPIRPGFESLLDFLEQKGIPFIVLSGGLRGMVEARLGPLLERAYRIIAADVDTSGTHLKVFSDYEIGTELVAKAEVMKAFAADEQIVIGDGITDFQMARHADTVFARDSLAKFLEKSGISYYPWADFFEIRDKLETLV; from the coding sequence ATGACGGAAAAACACCGCATTCTCTTCAGTGACTTTGACGGCACCATTACCGCCCGGGAAAGCCTGGAAGCGGTTTTAAAAGAGTTTGCGTCTGAAAAATATGATGACATGATGAAACGGTTAAAGTCGGGCGAAGTGACTATCCGGGAAGGCGTCCGGGAAATGGTGGAGGCCATACCGGCGGCAAAATATCCCGAGATTATCCGTTTTGTAACGGACATTCCCATCCGGCCGGGGTTTGAATCGCTTCTTGATTTTCTGGAGCAAAAGGGCATCCCGTTTATCGTGCTATCCGGCGGGCTGCGCGGCATGGTGGAGGCCCGGCTGGGGCCCTTGCTCGAGCGGGCGTACCGTATTATTGCAGCGGATGTGGATACAAGCGGCACCCATTTGAAGGTTTTTTCAGACTATGAAATAGGAACGGAACTTGTGGCCAAGGCGGAAGTGATGAAAGCGTTTGCCGCGGATGAACAGATCGTGATCGGAGACGGGATTACGGATTTTCAAATGGCCCGGCACGCTGATACGGTATTTGCCAGGGATTCATTGGCCAAATTCCTGGAAAAGTCCGGCATATCCTACTATCCATGGGCGGATTTTTTTGAAATCCGGGATAAGCTGGAGACCCTGGTATGA